The Tenuifilum sp. 4138str genome has a window encoding:
- the trpB gene encoding tryptophan synthase subunit beta has protein sequence MNFQPNSKGYYGKFGGAFIPEMLHANIYELQQNYLNIIDSDDFKKEFDELLKNYVGRPTPLYLAKNLSAIKGAKIYLKREDLCHTGAHKLNNVIGQILLAKRLNKIHIIAETGAGQHGVATATVCALMGLKCTVFMGAKDIQRQQPNVLRMRMLGATVVPAYSGSQTLKDATNEAIRFWINNAHDTHYVIGSTIGPHPYPDMVAKFQSVISREIQYQLKEKEGVESPNYIVACVGGGSNAAGAFYHFIENSKVNLIGVEAAGEGIETKKTAATISTGSEGIIHGCKTLLMQNEDGQILEAHSLSAGLDYPGVGPLHAHLYTTGRAKYLFATDSEALNAAFELAKTEGIIPALESSHALAALSRLNLKQSDIVVVNLSGRGDKDLNTFNEYYEQKYGKE, from the coding sequence ATGAACTTTCAACCCAACAGTAAAGGCTACTATGGTAAATTTGGCGGGGCGTTTATTCCAGAAATGCTCCATGCCAATATATATGAGCTACAGCAGAACTACCTTAATATTATCGATTCCGATGACTTTAAAAAGGAGTTTGATGAATTGCTGAAAAATTATGTAGGTAGGCCAACCCCCTTGTACCTTGCCAAAAATCTTTCTGCTATAAAGGGGGCAAAAATCTACCTGAAACGTGAGGATTTGTGTCATACCGGCGCTCACAAACTTAATAATGTTATAGGTCAAATTCTATTAGCAAAACGGCTGAACAAGATCCATATAATAGCTGAGACAGGAGCGGGACAACATGGTGTGGCAACAGCAACTGTTTGTGCACTTATGGGATTAAAATGTACAGTATTTATGGGAGCTAAGGATATACAGCGCCAACAACCTAACGTTTTAAGAATGAGGATGCTAGGAGCAACAGTTGTTCCAGCATACTCAGGCAGTCAAACTTTAAAGGATGCAACAAATGAAGCCATCCGGTTTTGGATTAATAATGCCCATGATACCCACTATGTAATTGGCTCTACCATAGGGCCGCACCCTTATCCCGATATGGTTGCAAAATTTCAATCGGTAATAAGTAGGGAAATTCAATATCAGCTTAAAGAAAAAGAGGGTGTTGAGAGCCCCAACTACATAGTTGCCTGTGTTGGAGGCGGAAGCAATGCAGCAGGGGCTTTTTACCATTTTATTGAAAACTCCAAGGTAAACCTAATTGGTGTTGAAGCCGCTGGTGAAGGTATTGAAACCAAAAAAACAGCAGCAACTATATCTACAGGCTCCGAAGGTATAATTCATGGGTGTAAAACCTTACTTATGCAAAATGAGGATGGTCAAATACTTGAAGCTCACTCATTATCCGCTGGACTTGATTATCCAGGTGTTGGCCCACTTCATGCACATCTTTACACTACAGGAAGGGCAAAATACCTTTTTGCGACTGATAGTGAAGCTTTAAATGCAGCGTTTGAATTGGCCAAAACCGAAGGAATTATTCCAGCACTAGAATCGTCCCACGCTTTAGCTGCACTTTCAAGGCTAAACCTTAAGCAAAGCGATATTGTTGTGGTTAACCTATCGGGACGAGGCGATAAGGATCTTAATACTTTTAATGAATATTATGAACAAAAGTATGGAAAAGAGTAA
- the trpA gene encoding tryptophan synthase subunit alpha, with protein MEKSKISEMFRGKKNKILSIYFTAGFPELNSTNRVILALQKSGVDMIEVGIPFSDPLADGSVIQQTSIVALSNGMTINVLFNQLASIKDQVQVPLVLMGYLNPILKYGIEKFCSEASKLGISGVIVPDIPLDEYIQNYQNIFESYRLPLIFLITPSTPDNRIRLIDSVSKGFIYAVSSLSTTGKEENYSELHRAYLSRISSLNLSNPILVGFGIHNEQTFNIATQYCNGAIIGSAFLKCIGNGNNIEGNTALFISKIRGNN; from the coding sequence ATGGAAAAGAGTAAAATCAGCGAAATGTTTCGCGGCAAAAAGAATAAAATTCTCTCAATTTATTTTACTGCTGGGTTTCCTGAGTTAAACTCCACTAATAGGGTTATTCTAGCTCTACAAAAGAGCGGAGTGGATATGATTGAGGTTGGAATCCCTTTCTCTGACCCTCTGGCTGATGGAAGTGTTATTCAGCAAACAAGTATAGTTGCTCTTTCCAATGGGATGACCATAAATGTACTCTTTAACCAGCTGGCATCAATAAAAGATCAAGTGCAAGTCCCATTGGTTTTGATGGGCTACCTCAATCCAATTCTCAAATACGGTATTGAGAAATTCTGTTCTGAAGCAAGCAAATTAGGAATAAGCGGAGTTATTGTACCTGATATTCCCTTGGATGAATACATACAGAACTACCAGAACATTTTTGAGTCTTATAGGTTGCCGTTGATCTTCTTAATCACGCCAAGTACCCCCGATAATCGTATTCGGCTAATCGACAGTGTTTCAAAAGGGTTTATATACGCCGTTAGTTCGTTGTCCACTACTGGTAAAGAAGAAAACTATTCTGAGCTTCATCGGGCTTACTTGTCGCGGATAAGCTCCTTAAACCTCAGCAATCCCATTTTGGTAGGATTTGGAATACACAATGAGCAAACCTTTAACATTGCTACGCAATACTGTAATGGTGCAATTATTGGAAGTGCATTTCTCAAATGTATTGGGAATGGCAACAATATTGAAGGAAACACAGCATTATTTATAAGTAAAATCAGAGGTAATAACTAA
- the aroF gene encoding 3-deoxy-7-phosphoheptulonate synthase, translating into MLIQLEKNCTNSHLKSIVEKLTNAGYKVTRVNTFNQEYLVCIGKTEVDIRIIGNQPGVKDVHIVTDPNPLVSRQWKVKDTEIDLGNGIKISRDDFTIVAGPCAIESEEQVITIVEFLKQQGIQLMRGGIFKPRSSPYSFRGLGIDGLKLFSNHCKANSIKVVTEVMQVSQIDEMYPYTDIFQVGTRNMQNFNLLDALGKVDKPVLLKRGMSATLSELLSSAEYIFSSGNEKIILCERGIRTFEKEYRNTLDLNAIPYLKDKSHLPVFCDPSHGVGVRDYVENMALASVMAGADGVLLEIHKTPEKALSDGHQTLNFDESKKAFKNIRQLVELRKNLVY; encoded by the coding sequence ATGCTAATTCAATTAGAAAAAAACTGCACCAATTCTCATCTTAAAAGTATTGTTGAGAAATTAACAAATGCTGGATACAAGGTTACCCGAGTAAACACTTTTAATCAGGAATATTTGGTGTGCATTGGAAAAACAGAAGTTGATATTCGTATAATTGGGAACCAGCCTGGTGTTAAAGATGTTCACATAGTAACCGATCCTAACCCATTAGTTTCAAGGCAATGGAAAGTTAAAGATACTGAAATTGATTTGGGGAATGGAATAAAAATTTCGCGTGACGATTTTACAATTGTTGCTGGACCTTGCGCCATTGAGAGCGAGGAGCAGGTTATAACCATTGTAGAATTTTTAAAGCAGCAAGGCATCCAGCTTATGCGTGGAGGAATTTTTAAACCACGCAGTTCACCCTATTCCTTTAGGGGGCTAGGTATTGATGGATTAAAACTTTTTTCAAATCATTGTAAGGCCAACAGTATTAAAGTGGTTACTGAGGTCATGCAGGTTTCCCAAATTGATGAGATGTACCCCTACACCGATATTTTTCAGGTGGGAACTCGCAACATGCAGAATTTTAACTTGTTGGATGCGTTAGGAAAAGTTGATAAGCCTGTGTTGCTAAAACGAGGAATGTCCGCTACACTTTCTGAGCTTCTATCGTCGGCAGAGTATATTTTCTCGAGCGGTAATGAAAAAATTATACTTTGTGAAAGGGGGATACGAACATTCGAAAAAGAATACAGAAACACCCTAGACCTTAATGCAATTCCTTACCTCAAGGATAAAAGTCATCTACCAGTCTTTTGCGATCCTTCGCATGGTGTTGGGGTTAGAGACTACGTTGAAAACATGGCTCTAGCCTCAGTAATGGCAGGCGCCGATGGAGTGCTGCTTGAAATTCATAAAACGCCAGAAAAAGCGCTATCCGATGGTCATCAAACTTTAAATTTTGATGAAAGTAAAAAAGCCTTTAAAAACATAAGACAGTTGGTGGAATTGCGAAAAAACTTGGTTTACTAG
- the rpe gene encoding ribulose-phosphate 3-epimerase, with product MERLVAPSMLSADFANLACDIEMVNKSQADWFHLDIMDGVFVPNISFGFPVVERIKALATKPLDVHLMIIEPDRYLERFREAGADWLTVHYEACTHLNRTLSRIRELGMKAGVSVNPHTPVELLTDILEYADLVLIMSVNPGFGGQKFIPNSIARIERLRKLIDQKGLSTLIEVDGGVGPSNARELYQAGANVLVAGNAVFKADNPLAAIEMIKNA from the coding sequence ATGGAACGTTTAGTAGCCCCATCGATGCTTTCGGCCGATTTTGCGAACCTGGCCTGCGATATCGAAATGGTAAACAAGAGCCAGGCCGACTGGTTTCATCTGGACATAATGGATGGTGTGTTTGTACCAAACATATCGTTCGGATTCCCTGTGGTTGAACGCATCAAAGCCTTGGCTACTAAGCCCCTTGATGTACATCTGATGATAATTGAGCCCGACCGTTACCTTGAGCGTTTCCGCGAGGCTGGCGCCGACTGGCTAACTGTTCACTACGAAGCTTGCACACACCTTAATAGGACTCTTTCACGTATCAGGGAACTTGGAATGAAGGCAGGCGTCTCGGTTAATCCACACACACCCGTTGAACTGCTAACCGATATTCTTGAATATGCCGATTTGGTTCTTATCATGTCAGTAAACCCCGGGTTTGGCGGACAAAAATTCATACCCAACAGCATTGCTAGAATTGAACGATTAAGAAAACTTATCGACCAAAAAGGGCTATCAACCCTGATAGAGGTTGATGGTGGCGTAGGTCCAAGCAACGCCCGTGAACTTTACCAAGCAGGGGCAAACGTGCTTGTAGCCGGAAACGCAGTTTTTAAGGCCGATAATCCGTTGGCAGCAATTGAGATGATAAAGAACGCCTAG
- a CDS encoding sigma-70 family RNA polymerase sigma factor — protein MRQLKIIKQVTNREAVSLDKYLHEIGKVDLLTAEEEVTLARKIKEGDQEALAKLVKANLRFVVSVAKQYQNQGLSLPDLINEGNVGLIKAAQRFDETRGFKFISYAVWWIRQSILQALAEQARIVKLPLNKIGSINKVNRALAELEQRFEREPTIEELSEQLELAPEDIKEALRGNNRHLSMDAPLTQDEDSSMYDVLLSPDSPMPDKGLLNESLRREIERALSTLTPREANIIRLYFGLNGKHPLTLEEIGEEFDLTRERVRQIKEKALKRLKQTTRSKILKSYLG, from the coding sequence ATGAGGCAATTGAAGATAATTAAACAGGTTACTAATCGCGAGGCTGTCTCGCTTGACAAGTACCTTCATGAAATTGGCAAGGTTGATTTGCTCACAGCCGAAGAGGAGGTAACGCTTGCCAGGAAAATAAAAGAAGGCGACCAGGAAGCACTGGCAAAACTCGTAAAAGCCAATTTAAGATTTGTAGTGTCGGTGGCAAAGCAGTACCAGAACCAGGGGTTAAGCCTACCCGACCTGATTAACGAAGGGAATGTTGGATTAATTAAAGCTGCCCAGCGCTTTGATGAGACCAGGGGATTCAAATTCATATCGTACGCAGTGTGGTGGATCCGCCAATCAATACTGCAAGCTTTAGCCGAACAGGCAAGAATAGTTAAACTACCGCTGAATAAAATTGGTTCAATCAACAAAGTTAACAGGGCATTAGCAGAGCTGGAACAACGTTTTGAGCGCGAACCAACCATTGAGGAACTATCGGAACAGCTCGAGCTTGCCCCTGAGGATATTAAAGAGGCCTTACGTGGGAATAACAGGCACCTTTCAATGGATGCACCCCTCACCCAGGATGAGGACAGCAGTATGTACGACGTACTACTTTCACCCGATTCACCCATGCCCGATAAGGGATTGCTTAACGAAAGCCTGCGTCGTGAAATTGAGAGAGCATTGTCCACCCTTACTCCCCGCGAAGCAAACATTATTAGACTTTACTTTGGCTTAAATGGGAAACACCCACTTACCCTTGAGGAGATTGGCGAAGAGTTTGATCTAACCCGTGAGCGTGTCCGCCAGATAAAGGAAAAAGCGCTAAAAAGGCTAAAACAAACCACAAGGAGTAAGATACTCAAGAGCTACCTAGGCTAA
- a CDS encoding glycosyltransferase translates to MRFSVIIPVYNRPGEVEELLQSLADQEYDDFEVIVVEDGSKVPCSEVVNKFASRLKIQYFFKENTGPGLTRNYGAERAKGEFLIFFDSDCIIPNNYFTRVEEELTAEYVDFFGGPDATHPSFTDVQKAIGYSMTSFFTTGGIRGGRVKLERFTPRSFNMGINAEVFHSVGGFSNMRFGEDVDLSLRLFEMGFRSRLFPKAFVYHKRRTDFRKFFKQVFNSGMARINLSIIHRNSLKLVHLLPSGFVFVMSVAVLLSWAYPVISIFPLLYSIAIMFDSLLKGNSLTVALLSVVAAWVQLYGYGLGFTYALWLWVVHGKRPNGAFTKNFYR, encoded by the coding sequence ATGCGTTTTTCTGTTATCATACCGGTATATAATCGCCCTGGCGAGGTTGAGGAGTTACTTCAAAGTCTTGCAGATCAGGAATATGATGATTTTGAGGTGATTGTAGTTGAGGATGGATCAAAGGTTCCCTGTAGCGAAGTAGTAAACAAATTCGCCTCCAGACTAAAAATTCAATACTTTTTCAAGGAAAACACTGGTCCCGGGCTAACACGAAACTATGGTGCCGAAAGGGCAAAGGGGGAATTCCTAATCTTTTTTGACTCAGATTGCATAATCCCTAATAATTACTTTACCCGTGTTGAGGAGGAGCTTACGGCAGAGTATGTCGATTTTTTTGGAGGCCCCGATGCTACTCACCCCTCGTTTACCGATGTTCAAAAGGCAATTGGCTACTCCATGACCTCATTTTTTACAACAGGGGGTATTCGTGGGGGAAGGGTAAAGCTGGAACGTTTTACTCCTCGTAGCTTTAACATGGGCATAAATGCCGAAGTATTCCATTCGGTTGGCGGTTTTTCAAATATGAGGTTTGGGGAGGATGTGGATTTAAGCCTCAGGCTTTTTGAGATGGGTTTTAGGAGTAGGCTTTTCCCTAAAGCATTTGTTTACCATAAACGCAGAACCGATTTCCGTAAGTTTTTTAAGCAGGTTTTCAACTCGGGTATGGCTCGCATAAACCTTAGCATTATTCACAGAAACTCACTAAAACTGGTTCACCTATTACCCTCGGGGTTTGTATTTGTAATGAGCGTAGCAGTTCTGCTATCATGGGCTTACCCCGTTATTTCAATTTTTCCCTTGCTTTACTCAATTGCTATTATGTTCGACTCCTTGTTAAAAGGGAATTCGCTCACGGTTGCATTATTGAGCGTGGTGGCGGCATGGGTTCAGCTTTACGGATATGGTTTAGGATTTACTTATGCTCTCTGGTTATGGGTTGTTCATGGCAAAAGACCCAATGGTGCTTTTACTAAAAATTTTTACCGGTAG
- a CDS encoding Crp/Fnr family transcriptional regulator: MNKVITLSPIFRGLTEDDVAHLLNETPHTIRSFSKGQTIAQRTEEVRSLCIVVEGSVKGEMVDFSGKILKIEEMHAPMPIAHAFLFGENNRYPVDVIALEDCKLLYIPKVEFLGLMQKNAQVLTNYLNSISNRAQFLSNKLWFLSFKTIKEKIAHYLLNLSKSEVRTTLILPKSHQELAEFFGVTRPALARVFSEMQDEGIIHINRREITILNRNKLLEMIK; encoded by the coding sequence ATGAACAAGGTTATAACATTATCGCCCATATTTCGAGGATTAACTGAGGATGATGTAGCCCATCTTTTAAATGAAACACCCCATACCATTCGCTCATTCAGCAAAGGACAAACCATAGCCCAGCGAACCGAGGAGGTTCGAAGTTTGTGCATTGTAGTTGAGGGGAGTGTAAAGGGCGAGATGGTGGACTTTTCCGGTAAAATTCTTAAGATTGAGGAGATGCATGCTCCAATGCCAATTGCGCACGCCTTTCTTTTTGGCGAAAACAACCGATACCCTGTTGATGTTATTGCTCTGGAAGACTGCAAATTACTGTATATCCCTAAAGTTGAGTTTCTTGGGCTGATGCAGAAAAACGCACAGGTGCTAACCAATTACCTTAACTCCATATCAAACCGGGCTCAATTTCTGTCGAACAAGCTTTGGTTCCTATCATTTAAAACCATAAAGGAAAAAATAGCGCATTACCTGTTAAACCTATCAAAAAGCGAAGTTAGAACCACACTCATACTACCAAAATCGCATCAGGAATTGGCAGAGTTTTTTGGCGTAACGCGCCCTGCCCTGGCAAGGGTTTTTTCTGAGATGCAGGACGAGGGTATTATTCACATTAACCGTCGTGAAATAACCATTCTTAACCGTAACAAGTTGTTGGAAATGATAAAGTAG
- a CDS encoding ABC transporter substrate-binding protein, protein MNQSLSKVFCFISSLLIISCSNETERLSTNVFRYNESKGITSLDPAYARNLALIWPVSQIFNGLVQFSDSLTVEPSIAKRWSISPDGLTYTFYLRNDVYFHDSPVFKSGKGRRATAQDFVYSFGRILNPTTASPGMWVLSVLDRENPNYENGCYAPNDSTLVLKLKKPFPPFLGLLCMPYCYVVPHEAVSFYGKDFGHNPVGTGPFYLKLWRDGEKLVLRKNPNYFEVDELGNRLPYLEAVSISFIPDKQSEFLEFVNGKIDFLSGVNAASKDEILTRSGRLNPKYSDKVKMVTGPYLNTEYIGILIDSAKLPGNQRFLLDERVRKAIAMSFDKEKMMLYLRSNLGYPANGGFVPSGMPGFTDVNYGLAYNPLQAMQLLEQAGYSGKNALPEITVSTTDDYLDLFEFIQNQLSTVGIKLNIDVLPGAAYREMLANGKLPVFRGSWIADYPDPENYLACFLTDNFAPNGPNYSHFSSVQFEMLYRKAMSLTSYDQRLPYYHSLDSIVTSKAIVIPLYYDKVVRFTSARVDGIGVNPMNFLVLKKVKVKSIK, encoded by the coding sequence ATGAATCAGTCTTTATCCAAAGTATTCTGTTTCATATCATCTTTATTGATTATATCCTGCTCCAATGAAACTGAAAGGTTATCTACAAATGTGTTCAGGTATAACGAAAGTAAAGGGATAACCTCACTTGATCCCGCCTATGCCCGTAACCTTGCATTAATTTGGCCGGTGAGCCAAATTTTCAACGGACTTGTTCAGTTTTCCGATTCGCTTACTGTTGAACCCTCCATTGCAAAGCGTTGGTCTATTTCCCCCGATGGTTTAACCTACACATTCTACCTCCGCAACGATGTATATTTCCATGATTCGCCTGTTTTCAAATCGGGTAAAGGACGACGAGCTACAGCCCAAGATTTTGTTTACTCCTTTGGCCGAATACTCAACCCCACAACAGCTTCGCCTGGAATGTGGGTGTTAAGTGTGCTCGATAGGGAAAACCCAAACTACGAGAATGGTTGCTATGCCCCCAACGATAGCACTTTGGTGTTGAAGCTAAAAAAGCCTTTTCCTCCCTTTCTTGGGTTGTTGTGCATGCCCTACTGCTATGTTGTACCTCACGAAGCGGTTTCGTTTTATGGCAAGGATTTTGGCCACAACCCGGTTGGCACCGGTCCCTTTTACCTGAAGCTTTGGCGCGATGGGGAAAAACTTGTATTACGCAAAAACCCAAATTACTTTGAGGTTGATGAGCTAGGTAACCGCCTACCTTACCTCGAGGCTGTATCCATTTCATTTATTCCCGATAAGCAATCGGAATTTCTGGAATTTGTGAATGGTAAAATCGACTTTCTTTCAGGGGTAAATGCAGCATCAAAGGATGAAATTCTCACCCGCTCGGGTAGGCTAAACCCTAAGTATTCCGATAAAGTAAAAATGGTTACAGGCCCATACTTAAATACTGAGTATATTGGGATACTTATTGACTCTGCAAAGCTCCCCGGTAACCAAAGATTTTTGCTCGACGAACGGGTGCGTAAAGCTATTGCTATGAGTTTTGATAAAGAGAAAATGATGCTTTACCTCCGGAGCAACCTTGGCTATCCGGCTAATGGTGGATTTGTACCTTCCGGCATGCCCGGTTTTACTGATGTAAATTACGGTTTGGCTTACAACCCGTTACAGGCTATGCAATTGCTAGAGCAAGCGGGTTACAGCGGTAAAAACGCTTTACCTGAAATAACAGTTTCAACCACCGACGATTATCTCGATTTGTTTGAGTTTATTCAGAACCAGCTCAGCACGGTAGGCATTAAACTCAATATTGATGTGCTACCCGGTGCAGCATACCGCGAAATGCTTGCAAATGGGAAACTACCCGTTTTCAGAGGGTCTTGGATAGCTGACTATCCCGATCCTGAAAACTACCTAGCTTGTTTCCTTACGGATAATTTTGCTCCTAATGGACCAAACTATAGCCATTTCAGCAGTGTGCAGTTTGAAATGCTTTATCGGAAAGCAATGTCGCTTACCAGTTACGACCAACGATTACCATACTACCATAGCCTCGATTCTATTGTTACATCAAAAGCCATAGTTATACCTTTGTACTACGATAAAGTGGTTAGGTTTACCTCGGCCAGAGTTGATGGTATTGGTGTAAATCCGATGAATTTCTTAGTTTTGAAAAAAGTAAAAGTAAAAAGTATAAAATGA
- a CDS encoding BadF/BadG/BcrA/BcrD ATPase family protein, whose translation MIIIADSGATKTDWRILEHGKPIASFETIGLSPYFNRQEDFLSALNQNYPKQINPEQVKEIFFYGSGCGVHERGQDVARYLGIFFSNAKIHAVSDALGAARALFKRQPGIVVILGTGSNIAYYDGERLYNRTPSLGFVLGDEGSGAYMGRLLLRAYLYKTLDPDIAQSLEQQYNVELSHVLNMVYSAPRPSAYLASFVPFILENIHNQHIYSIVKEAFVALYRYHFAVFENLSDLSIGVTGSVGCLFSQVLDSVGEEYGFKISQYLRYPIVELINYHTQNTRNIP comes from the coding sequence ATGATAATTATTGCCGATAGCGGAGCTACAAAAACCGATTGGAGAATCTTAGAACACGGCAAGCCCATTGCAAGTTTCGAAACCATTGGGTTAAGTCCATACTTTAATAGGCAGGAAGATTTTTTAAGCGCATTAAATCAAAACTACCCCAAGCAGATCAACCCAGAACAGGTAAAGGAGATTTTCTTTTACGGTTCCGGATGTGGAGTGCATGAAAGGGGGCAGGATGTAGCAAGGTATCTTGGCATTTTTTTTAGCAATGCCAAAATTCATGCAGTTTCCGATGCTTTAGGGGCAGCCCGGGCGCTATTTAAGCGCCAACCCGGCATTGTTGTAATCCTTGGAACCGGCTCAAATATTGCCTACTACGATGGCGAACGGCTTTATAACCGAACCCCCTCGCTTGGATTTGTTCTGGGTGACGAGGGTAGCGGAGCATACATGGGACGGCTTTTGCTTCGTGCTTATCTTTACAAAACACTCGATCCTGATATAGCCCAAAGCCTTGAGCAGCAGTACAATGTTGAGCTAAGCCATGTGCTCAATATGGTTTATAGCGCACCCCGCCCATCGGCGTACCTTGCATCGTTCGTTCCTTTTATTCTTGAGAATATCCATAACCAGCATATATACTCTATTGTAAAGGAGGCGTTTGTAGCCCTTTACCGGTATCACTTTGCGGTATTTGAGAATCTATCCGATTTATCCATTGGTGTAACCGGTTCAGTAGGTTGTCTTTTTAGTCAGGTTCTTGATTCGGTTGGAGAGGAGTATGGGTTTAAAATATCGCAATACTTACGCTACCCAATAGTTGAGCTAATTAACTACCATACACAAAATACTCGGAATATACCTTAA
- a CDS encoding S1 family peptidase has protein sequence MYSQVWEKCSASVCCLNFYNEHGVLIDTLSGFKINKSLVTCEQAFYVKGAQKVEIRFVEADANTPKASMRLDYKEFIDDLRIGFTHNQADYAVFNIDFAEFQDIPSLSLCERWNYPIGMPVAIIGFNGVGQNLSIKTGIVSSAFSNKQGVRYLLLDGLTCYGNSGAPVIDPQTMQVIAIVSRRNNPATKSYNDLMGYISTNLEELRKIEGKFKLGELDPIQVLIANQNQIKLLATNIYKHTATGSSQAVMLDHIITYFNEQAIIENHLLKSTEVEFDVTVNKE, from the coding sequence ATGTACAGTCAGGTTTGGGAAAAATGTTCAGCATCGGTTTGTTGTCTGAACTTTTACAATGAGCACGGTGTGCTCATTGACACGTTGAGTGGATTTAAGATCAATAAATCGCTTGTAACCTGTGAGCAAGCCTTTTACGTAAAAGGCGCCCAAAAGGTAGAAATCCGTTTTGTTGAGGCTGACGCAAATACCCCAAAGGCATCCATGCGTTTGGATTACAAAGAGTTCATTGATGACCTTAGGATTGGGTTTACCCATAACCAAGCCGATTACGCTGTATTTAATATTGATTTTGCCGAATTTCAGGATATTCCAAGCCTGTCGCTGTGCGAACGATGGAATTACCCAATTGGCATGCCTGTGGCAATTATTGGTTTTAATGGAGTAGGGCAAAACCTTTCCATAAAAACAGGAATAGTTTCGTCCGCTTTCTCCAATAAGCAGGGAGTTAGGTATCTTCTGCTCGATGGCCTTACTTGCTATGGGAATAGCGGAGCTCCTGTAATTGACCCTCAAACCATGCAGGTAATTGCAATTGTATCGCGTAGAAATAACCCGGCAACCAAATCGTACAACGATTTAATGGGCTACATCAGCACAAACCTTGAAGAGCTGCGCAAGATTGAAGGTAAATTTAAACTTGGCGAACTCGACCCCATTCAGGTACTTATTGCCAACCAGAACCAGATTAAGCTTTTGGCCACAAATATCTACAAGCACACTGCAACAGGTTCATCGCAGGCAGTTATGCTCGATCATATTATCACTTACTTTAACGAACAAGCAATTATTGAAAATCATTTATTAAAAAGTACCGAAGTGGAATTTGATGTAACAGTTAATAAAGAGTAG